The following nucleotide sequence is from Podospora bellae-mahoneyi strain CBS 112042 chromosome 1 map unlocalized CBS112042p_1, whole genome shotgun sequence.
AGTGAATGAGTTCACGTCAACTAACAAGATCACAGACATCATCCTCTCAGCTTCCATACCAGCCCTCATTCTCGTCCATCTCATAATGGCTCCTTACACCAAAGTTGAGGAATCATTCAACATTCAAGCCACACACGATGTGCTTGTCTACGGAACCCCCAGTTCAAACATCCACAGCAGGCTGTCCCACACCTACGACCACTTCACATTCCCCGGTGCTGTTCCACGAACCTTTGTCGGCTCAGTGTTGTTGGCCGGTATATCACAACCCATCATTCTCATTCTAGGCTTCCAGCATGCACAGATCATCATTCGTGCCTTGCTTGGTCTATTCAATGCCTTCAGCTTACATATCTTCACCCGCAACCTTCGCCAAGCCTACGGCCCTGCTGCAGCAAGATGgtatctcctcctccaagccagcCAGTTCCACGTCTTATTCTATGCCTCACGCACTCTCCCGAATATGTTCGCCTTTGGCCTCACCACCCTGGCCAGTTCTTACCTGTTACCAAACCCCAAGAACATCAAATCGACACCCCGTCGCCAACGTCTAGCGATAACAATGTTCGTCTTCGCGGCAGTCATCTTCCGCTCTGAAGTTGCCCTGCTCCTTGCTACCAACCTCCTTTACCTCGTCTTGCTGCCTGCCATCTCCATCGAACAAATCATCTTCCCCTTTGCGGCCTCGTTCGCCATTGCTTTGGCAAGCTCAGTCCCAATCGACAGCTATTTTTGGCAAAAGCCCATATGGCCGGAACTATGGGGCTTTTACTACAACGTCGTCGGGGGCAACTCCTCAAACTGGGGGACGTCACCATGGTATTACTACTTTGTCTCGGCTCTACCAAGACTACTCGTCAATCCACTTTCTTGCACAGTTCTCATCCCTTATTCGCTATACCACCCTGCCTTGGCGCCCGCAGCGAAGAAACTTGTCATTCCGTCATTACTCTTCGTCGCCATCTACTCGCTCCAGCCCCACAAAGAAGCGAGGTTCATCTTCTATgtcgtcccctccctcacagCAGCCGCTGCCCTCGGCGCTGCTACTCTCTCCCG
It contains:
- the ECM39 gene encoding Dol-P-Man:Man(7)GlcNAc(2)-PP-Dol alpha-1,6-mannosyltransferase (CAZy:GT22; COG:G; EggNog:ENOG503NYGI), which gives rise to MASRNLPSEGAVVRKNEKASGPGLDSNGPDIILSASIPALILVHLIMAPYTKVEESFNIQATHDVLVYGTPSSNIHSRLSHTYDHFTFPGAVPRTFVGSVLLAGISQPIILILGFQHAQIIIRALLGLFNAFSLHIFTRNLRQAYGPAAARWYLLLQASQFHVLFYASRTLPNMFAFGLTTLASSYLLPNPKNIKSTPRRQRLAITMFVFAAVIFRSEVALLLATNLLYLVLLPAISIEQIIFPFAASFAIALASSVPIDSYFWQKPIWPELWGFYYNVVGGNSSNWGTSPWYYYFVSALPRLLVNPLSCTVLIPYSLYHPALAPAAKKLVIPSLLFVAIYSLQPHKEARFIFYVVPSLTAAAALGAATLSRKSQVLTLILFASVLASFAISTGMLLISSLNYPGGEALSYLATSLAESPLTSSGEVVPIHADVLSCMTGVTLFGSSSAAGSAFPKLEPDGGLIFHEKGSRGKGVVIKVDKTEDEGDLVHEEFWRGFRYVLTEDPDKVKERSKGVEWETVGVVRGFGGVEVLKPGQEGQRGNVGEVVGKGRVVEAVRDKVRGLTGGWWVGPRMVDRIWILRRGRGGKAGWKVREESS